CGCCAGCGAGATTAAAATAAACCTGTATGTAGTGCTTCCTTTACTCAGAAATATTATCGGAACCTGTGTTATTTTATCTGGGACAAGTATGCTTCAGAAGCTAGATATAATTGTGATGACTACAGGAGGAGGACCCGGAAATCAGACAATGAACCTCCCTATGTATATATATAAAACAGCATTAATGGACAACAATTTTGGATACTCGAATACTATAGGTACATTTCTTGTAGCGTTTGGAATTGTATTAGTACTAATATATCGTAAAATATTTAAAATAGGCAGTTCAGATGTATGAAAGGGGTGACTGATTTGAAAGGAATGAAGCTTTTTTTATCAATTTTAAAATACATATTTGTTTTAGCCATAATTGTTTTATCAATTGGGCCATTTTTATGGGTGTTCATATCATCGTTTAAAACGAATTCAGAGATACTTAATTCTACAATAGGATGGCCTTCAAGTCTTAGATTTTCAAATTATTTGAATGCATTTAAAATAGCTCCTTTAACACAGTTCTATTTGAACAGTGTCATTGTAGGTATTTTCGGTACCTTATTGAATTTGATTATTATGGGAATGTCGGCTTATGTAGTTGCAAGGTTTGACTTTAAGGGTAAGAAATTATTAGTAGGTCTTTTTTCCCTATCTCTTCTAATCCCAGGTGCTGCAATGCTGCAGCCTTTGTATCTGACAGTGAATACGCTTGGACTGTATGACAAACTAATAGGTTTGATTATTGTTTATGCAGGATTTGGACTTCCCGCATCACTTTATATAATTTCAAGTTATTTTCAAACAATACCAAAAGAAATGGAAGAGTCAGCCAGCTTGGATGGAGCAGGTTTTATCAGAACATTTGTCTCAATTATTCTTCCAATTGCTAAGCCTGGATTTGGAACAGCAGCTGTACTTCAGTTCCTGCTCTGCTGGAATGAATTTCAGTTTGCAATTACCCTTACTACAGGTAATAAGAGCCGTACGCTTCCATTGGCACTTTACTACTTTAAAAGTCAGTTTGCCAGTGATTATGGAGTAATGTTTGCGGCTACAGTTATTGTTATTATTCCAAGTATTATTGTGTATGTACTTCTGCAAAAGCAGGTTGTATCTGGATTGGCAGCGGGAGCGGTCAAAGGTTAAATGAGCTTCACTATTTGAAAAGGAATGGATTTTGATGAGTAAACAAAATAAGACACATGTAGCAGACGGTTTATGGTGTATAGAAGAGAACAGGTTTAGCCTGGATACAAACAAACATTTTGAAGGACTATTTACCCAGGGTAATGGCTATATGCATGTGAGAGGAAGCTTTGAGGAAGGCCTCCGGGGAGCGGCACAGGATGAAGAGTATATGCGTATGCCTGCTAATGTTACCCTTGAACAGCCAAGGCACACAGAAACTAAATGGGGAACCTTTATACCGGGTATTGTAGGAAAGCACCCGCTTCTAAAAGAGGAAATAATAAATCTGCCTTATTTTCTTGGTATGGACTTAGTCATTGCTGATGAAAAATTGGATATGGAGTCAAGTACCATAAAGGATTATAGAAGATGGTTGGATTTGAGGGACGGTTGCCTTTATAGAAGCTTCATATGGGTAACAGAAAATGGACTAAACCTTAAACTTAGTTATAAACGTTTTGTCAGTATAGAGGATAAACACCTCTGTTTGCAGCAGCTGCAGATAGAAATGCTCTCCGGAGAGGGGATTCTTGACATCAGATGCGGCATAGATTCGGAAGTTAGAACCAATGGTTTTAATCATTTCAAAGAAGTACTGACAGAGGACAAGCACTCGGAATACATTTGTACAAAGACTGTTACAGATGGAGGAAACAATGTTTTAATGCTGTCAGGTATCAATGCTTCTGAGAATATTTGCTGGAGCAAGTTAACCCAAAGCAAAAATATATTTTTTTCAGGATTTAAGTTATTAAAGGCCGGAGATAGTCTGGAGGTTCAGAAAGTAACGTCGGTTGTCACCGACAGGGACCTTGAGGATGGAACTCTTATAGAAAGAGGACAGAAATATCTTGAATACTTCTTTAATCAAGGCTGGGAGAAAATATATAAAAGACATTCAATGGCTTGGAACAAAAAATGGGTTACCAGTGATATTGAAATAACCGGAGATGATGAGGCACAGCTTGCAATTCGTACATATATCTATCACCTTATCAGGGCAAATAGTGAAAATGACTCTAGAGTTGCTATCTGTGCGAAGGGATACGCCGGCGAAGCATATTTCGGACATTATTTCTGGGATACAGAGATAAACATGCTACCCTTCTTCATTCATACCAATCCTGAAGCTGCCAGAAACTTGTTAATGTATAGATATAACACCCTGAATGGTGCACGGAAAAACGCTATGGAATATGGGTATGAAGGGGCGAAATACGCATGGGAGGCGTCAGTTACGGGAGAAGAACAATGTCCCTGCTGGCAGTACGCAGATCACGAAGTACATGTTACTGCGGATATCATATATGCCATGTACCATTATGCAAACGCTACAGGAGATACTGCATTTGTCAGAAGCTTCGGCATTGATATGATGGTTGAAACTGCAAGATATTGGGTGCAAAGGGTTGACAGAAACAATGACGGATATTACGACCTGTTAGGTGTTATGGGGCCGGATGAGTACCTTCCCGTCACAAGGAACAATGCATTTACCAATCGCATGGTTAAGTTCAGTCTGGAAAAAACAGCAGAGCTTCTTAAAAAAATTAAGCATGAAGATAAAGACGGATATCTGGAAATTGAAAACCGGCTTGGTTTAAAGGCGTGGGAGCTAGACAAAATCAAGGAAGTCGGAGATAAGTTAATACTCCCTTATGACGAAAATTCAAAAATCGTTCCTCAGTCAGAGGATTTTGAAAGCTATGCGGATGTTAATTTTAATGCAATTTGGAAGGATAGAACCAAGCCCTTCGGAAATTTCATATCCCAGGAGAAAAACTACCGTTCCAAAGCTTTAAAGCAGGCTGATGTTATTGAACTGATGATGCTTTATCCTGATGATTTCACTCGTGAGCAGTTAATTAATGCCTACGACTATTACGAACCTATAACAACCCATGACTCATCACTTTCAGCATCGGTTCACGGAATCGTAGCTGCCTGGATGGGGAGAATGACTGAATCTGAAAAATTCCTTAAAAAGGTTATGGCTATAGATATGTCTCAGGAGAAGAAAGGTGCGGCAGAAGGTATACACATAGCAAACTGCGGAGGTTTGTGGCAGATGATTGTATATGGCTTTGCCGGTCTTAAGAGTGCTATGTGGTGTGAGGAAATACAATTAGCACCGCACCTTCCTGATAAATGGACAAATTTGAAATTTACACTGGCATGGCATGGAAAACGGTATAGAATTACCGTTACAAAAGACAAGCATGAGGTTACTGAATTATACGAGTAATATAAAAGGACTGGAGGCAATAGTGTGGAACCATTTAAGGCGGCAATTTTTGATTTGGATGGAGTAATTGTAGATACAGCAAAGTTCCATTTTATGGCATGGCGCAGACTGGCGGCAGAATTGGGTTTTAAGTTTACCGAAAAGGATAATGAACGGCAAAAAGGCGTGAGCCGTATGGAATCACTTGAAGTACTGCTTGAAGTAGGTGGCTTTTTAGATCTGTCTTTAGAAAAAAAAGAGGAGCTGGCTACTAAAAAAAATGAATGGTATAAGGAATACCTTTACGAAATGACTCCGGCAGAGATTTTACCTGGAGCAAAAGATTTCTTGAAATATCTGAGGCTTAGAGGAATAAGAATTGCTTTGGCCTCTGCAAGTAAAAATGCACCCATTATACTTGAAAAGCTTAATATCACAGACCTTTTCGATGCCATTGTAGACGGTAACAGCGTTTCAAAAGCAAAGCCGGATCCGGAGGTGTTCTTAAAGGCTGCTGAACAGCTTGGAATTGACCCGTCTGAATGCTTTGTTTTTGAAGATGCGCAGGCAGGAGTAGAGGGTGCAAAAAGAGCAGGCATGAGGGTTGTAGGTATAGGGCAACCTGAATTATTACATCAGGCAGAAATAGTGGTGAAAGGTTTCCCGGAAATAGATCCGGTGATTCTGTTAAGTCATATTCATCCGAAAAGCAGCATTTGCAGATAAGCAATATGTAAAAGTATATTTGTCATGCATTGGGGGTAAAGGATGATTATGAATAGTAAAAATCAGAAGCGATTTGTTGAATTGAAGGTGGGTAACCGGATTGAACTGCCATCCGGAGGTTATGTAGAAAAAAAGGTATTCATTGACAGGTATGGATGCCACATAAATATACTGACCATATCCAACGGTTTGCTGATGTTCACGGTTATTCTGGAAAGAGGAATGGATATAGGTGAAATATTCCTTGGTGAGGACAAAATTACATGGGACAGAAAGGATGAATATCTTATCCATCCTGATAAAGTAGACCTGTATGAAAAAGGTGGATGGGACAGAGGATTTTATGCGGCTGTTGCAGCTATAGGGCCTGAAATTTTTGGTACTCCCGATGAAGTAAGAACGGTACACGGGACAGGCTCTTATTCAAAAACAGATTTGCAATCCGTAAGTATTTTATGGAATAATGAGCAGATATGTATTGAAGGTACAGTTCCTATAAGGGGCTACAGCACTGAACCCGTTTATCAAAAGGACATCAAAATCTTTACAAGATACAATTCATCATTGATTCTAAGAAAGGACTCCACAAGAAATTTAACGGGAGAACATCAGCCTTTGGACGACGGATATCATATCCAATTGGCCGGAAACTATGTTTCAAAGGGAGGAAGATATGTACTTCCTGTTTCACGGGATAAAATGCTGCTTCGGGATTCGGCACCCGGGGAAAACAATCCTTTTGAGATATATGAATTCAATTCAAGCCTTGACCCAATAAGGTGCTACCAGTATATACCCGAACCAGTAATCGGGCTGGAAGAAGCTATTGAACTTTCTGATTATTTAGATACGGTTCAGATTAAGGGAAAAATAACGGCAGAAATGATAGTAAATTCAGAAAAAACAAAAGGTGCTTATGTTATAAGGTCCCTTGAAAGTTTTCCAAGGTCACTTATTGCCAAGAGAGCCATTGACGAACCTATGTATGCTCTGGAACCATGCAGGACAAGACCGAATTCCATACGCCAGAAGGCTATCGATGGAGAGTTGGCATATCTTGAGTCACACGGTCAAGCTGATTCATGGATTATTATAGGTGCCGCCTTTAGTAATTCAACAATCCAATTAATGGAGGACTTAATCGAGGGAGCTGTAAAATAAGTGGTTAAACAGAGAAAATTGTGATATCTCCCTATAAATTTGAAACGAAGAGGTAAAAAAAACACAAGAAAAGTAAGAACATTCTGATTTTTTGCATGGTAAAAAAATATATAATAGTTATGTAAACAAATAATTAAGCTATCAGATACTTTCCAAAACTTAAAATATTATTCAATAATCTAAAAAGGAGACTGTTATGAGGAAAAAAAGTTTAATTATGGTATCGTTGGCGATAGTACTTTCAATATTGCTGACAAGCATTTCTTATGCAGATGTAACACCAGATTACCAAAATCCCCTTATGCGCGGCGCTGATCCGACAATTGCAAGGGCAGCAGATGGATTTTATTACTCATGTTTTGCTGTTGACAATGATATCTACTTAAAGAAAGCAGATACAATTCTCGGAGTAGGGACTGCAAAAAGCAGACTGGTTTGGGACAAACCCGCTGATTTCGGGTATGTATGGGGACCGTACATCTATAGACTGGATGGGAAATGGTATATCTATTTTACATCAGGCCCGGAGACAAGTTTTGGTTATGGACATCCAAGTTCCTATGTACTGGAAAACACATCTCCTGATCCATTTGAAGGAACCTGGGAGCTCAAGGGTATGTCCTCTAATGCAGACGAAGACGGACAGGTTACTAGCAAGCAGGGACTGCTGAATACTCAAGGCTATGGTTTAGCCTGCGGCGTTGTAACTATGGGTGGAAAGACGTATTTCACTTATACAAAATACTTCTATTACCCTGACCCAAATGATCCTACAAAGGAAAAATTTGATGAGTGTCCGACAATTGTGCAAATGTCGGATCCATGGACTTTAACAGGGACAGAAGGTACTTTAGCTCGTCCGGTATATGCTTGGGAAAAGCACGGTGACAGCATAAATGAAGGTGCAGCGGTAGTTGAAAGAAACGGAAAAGTATACTTTGCATATTCCGTAAGCAGCTTTATGAATGACAACTATGCTGTAGGAGTCTCAACAGCAGATTCATCAAGTGACTTGTTACAAGAAAGAAATTGGACAAAGAACCCTGAGCCGGCAATGTCGAAATCACCTGAAAACAGTACTTTTGGACCTGGCTCACCTTTGTTTGTAAAATCAGAAGACGGAACTGAGGATTGGCTTATTTATCATGGCGGACCGGTTGGTGGACAAACAGGTTCAAACAGATGGGTAAGAGCTCAGCGTATCAATTGGAATGATGATGGTTCCATAAATCTCGGTATCCCATCAAATCCAGGAACTGTGCTTGACAGACCGTCAGGTGAGGAAAAAAGCGAAACTTACGAAGCTGAGGATGCTGCATTCACAGGAGTGACAAGAACAATTATGAGTGACAGTTCAAAGGCTTCGGGCAGTGGAGTTATGAAATATGATAACAGCAGCAATGGGTATGTGGAATTTACAGTAGATGCCAATACACCCGGCAGCTACTCCTTGAATTTTAGATATAATAACAGTACAGGCAGTAACATTCCAATGAGTCTGGATGTAAACCAGAGTGGCAGCAGGGAACTTTCTTTTGAGCCAAATGGAACCAATAGCACAAACTATGATCTCTTAAGAGTACACAATGTTCAGCTTAATTCAGGACGCAATAAAATCCGACTGTCTTCAAGTGCAGCAAACGGATTAGTGCTGGATGCAATGATTATTAAAAGAAGTGTAATGTATGAAGCAGAAGATGCTGCATTATCCGGTGGTGCCACAGTAGGTACCGACCATACTGGCTATAGCGGAACCGGATTTGTGGGAGGTTTGTATACTGAGGGAACTGCGGCTGAATTTACGGTAGATGCTCCTTACAATGGAAACTATTCCGTTAATCTGCGTTACTGCAATGGATTTTCTAATATAGACAAGACATTGAGCATGTATGTAAATGGCGTGAAAGTTAAGCAAATAGATTTATTTAGTTTCGGAGACTGGAACAAATGGTCTGAGCGCTATGACAATGTTGAACTTAAAGCAGGAAGCAATACCATAACATATAAATATGATAACGGCGATGGTGGTAATGTAAATCTTGACTACATATCAGTTACCGAAGCAACTACAAGGCATTATGAGGCAGAAAATGCAACTCTTACCGGAAATGCACAAACAGGTTCTGACCATACCGGCTATACCGGAACAGGCTTTGTAGGCGGACTTTGGAGTGATGGTTCAGTGGACTTTGCTGTAAATGCTGAAACTTCAGCAACCTATGATGTGAAGCTGAAATATGCACTCGGTTTTGCTGATGGCAGAACCATAAGCCTTTATTTAAATGGCTCCAAAGTTAAGCAGATAACCCTGCCAAGCACCGGAGGCTGGGATACCTGGAGTGAACATCTGGAAACGTTAAGCTTAAATAAAGGGAATAACACTATTTCATTTAAACGTGAGTCCGGTGATTCAGGCGATGTAAATATTGATAGTATCCATATTGATAAGCGAACTCCATGGAAGTATCAAGCTGAAAATGCAACCATGGTTGGAGGCGCACATTCTTCTGACGATCACTTGTGGTATGAAGGAACAGGTTTTGCAGGAGGCTTTGAGTCTGCATATGTATCTGATACTCAATATGAAGGAATTCAGTTTAATGTAAGTGTACCAAATACGGCATCCTACACTGCAACTTTAAGATATTCGGGGGCGCAGCCGTCAAATATAACCATGAGTCTGTATGTTAACGGAAGCAAAATAAAGCAAGTTTCATTACCTCCCACAGCAAACTGGGATTCCTGGGCTGAGGCAACAGAGGCAGTAAATCTTAAGGCAGGGAAAAATGTAATAGAATATAGACGTGATGCTGATGATACAGGAAAATTTAATATTGACAGTCTCACAATTGATAAATACAGCGGCGGAAGTACTGATTTAAAAAGCAGAGGAATAGTATCAGGAACAGTATATACAATTAAGGCAAAGCACAGCGGGAAAGCATTGGATGTATCCGGTTATTCATCTGATCCGGGAGCATTGGTTGACCAATGGACTTACGTCGGTGGAAATAATCAGAGATGGGAAATTATAGACCTTGGCAACGGATACTACACAATAAAATCTGCTCACAGCGGACTTGTACTTGATATTGTCCCGGGATCACCTGATCTAGATATTTGTCAAGCTACTCCTAATGCCACAGACAGCCAGCAATGGAGTCTGGAAAAGGTAGGCGGGTACTATAAAATTAGTAATAAAAGCAACGGACAGGTACTTGATGTAAGTGAAGAATCCACAAATAACGGTAAAAAAGTGCATCTGTACTCTTATGTAGGTAAAGACAACCAGCTGTGGAAAATAGATGTTGCTTCCGCAGACGAACTGTTTGTGCCTGTAACACAAATTACTGGTGTACCGACAACAGCGACTGCAGGAACAGATCTGATGCTTCTTGGTGATGTGCTACCCTATAATGCGACAAACCCTAATATCGAATGGAGCATAAAGGATGCAGGCGACACGGGAGCAGTCGTAAATGGGAATATTCTGACTACAGCCGCTGCAGGAACAGTTGTAGTGACAGCAACAGTTATTGATGGTACGGCTGACCGAAATAATTTTACACATGACTATACCATCACTGTAAATCCTGGACAGTTAATAAATGATGCTAAGATCAGTCCGGTGAGTGTGAACTATGATCTCAGTGCTCCGGCTGATGTAAGCACATCCATCACATTGAATGATGCAAGTACGGTAACGGGGTTGGTATACGGAGAGAATCCAGTTGCACCGGACGCCTATGAAGTTAATGGAAGCACATTGACGGTAAGAAGCAGCTATCTGGCTTCACTTGGACTTGTAAACGGCAATGTGGCAGAGTTTGGTATCCACTTTGATAAAGGAAACCCGGCAACGTTTGCTGTTAACGTTATTGACAGCTCAGATCCGACACCAATCAATAGACCAATTACAGTACTAAATGATGTAAATGGTACTGCAAGTGCAAATGTTACATCTGCGGCAGCGGGTGCCGAAATTACACTGACAGCGGTTGCAAATGAAGGTTATCACTTTAAGGAATGGCAGGTAAACTATCCGGTAGACCTAGCTCTTACCGGGGACACCTTTACAATGCCAGACGAGGCTGTATCTGTAAAAGCAATATTTGAGAAGAACGCTGTAGTAAATTATACACTGGTTGTAAATGACAGCTATGCTAACGAATCAGGCGCAGGCAGCTTTACTGAAGGCTCAACTGTTACAATAAATGCCGGCAGCCGTAGCAATTATACCTTCGCAGGCTGGAGCTCCTCCGACGGCGTGAGCTTTGCAAACATAAACAGCCCTACCACTACATTTACAATGCCTTCAAAGAATGTCACGGTGACCGCTGCATGGAAATACAATGACAGCTCCGCAGGTAACGGAGGAAGCAGCACTCCTTCCACACCTGCTACGAAAGACTATACAGCAGATATTAAGGTATCAGATGGATCAGGTAGCAGTACACTACCAATAACTGTTAATACAAAAACCGGTACTGCAGTTTTGGACACAGCTTCAAAGAGCAACCTGATATCTAACGGTGGAACCTCTGTTATCACAGTACCATCCATCCCTGACGTTGATACTTACACTACAGGAATCCCTGTATCCTATCTGTCAACGAAAGATTGGCAAGGTGCTTTGAAAGTTAATACTGAAAATGGCAGCATTACCGTTCCGTCCAACATGCTGACCGGTATTGCAGAGGCAGCTGGAACAAAAGCAGAAATCACAATCGGACAGGGTGATAAAACCACACTGACCGAGGCTGCAAAAACAGCTATAGGTGACAGACCGCTGATCCAGCTTTCCATGTCCATAGACGGGAAGAAATTGGAATGGAATAACCCAAGTGTATCGGTTATGGTAACTTTACCATATACTCCTACAGCTTCAGAACTTGTAAACCCGGAAAGCATTATCGTCTGGTACATCGACGATAATGGTAAAGTAACAGCTGTACCTAACGGACATTATAACAAGGCCAACGGTACAGTGACATTTGCTACAAATCATTTCAGTTACTACGCAGTAGGCTACAATGCAGTTAACTTCAATGATGTAGCAGAAAATGTATGGTATAATAAGGCTGTTGACTTTATAGCAGCAAGAAGTATCGCTGCAGGTACAGGCAACGGCAATTTCAGCCCAAATGCAAACCTGATCCGTGGACAATTTATCGTAATGCTGATGAAGGCTTATGGAATTGCTCCGGATGCAGATCAGTCAGACAACTTCACAGATGCCGGCAATTCATACTATACCGGTTATCTGGCTGCAGCAAAGAGACTGGGAATATCAGAGGGTATTGGAAAGAATATGTTTGCACCTGAAAAAGAGATCACTCGTCAGGAAATGTTCACTATGTTGTACAATGCTTTAAAGACCATCGACAATCTGCCCCAGGGCAATTCCGGCAAAACACTTTCAAGTTTTGCCGATGAAGAAGAGATTGCTCCATGGGCAAAGAATGCCATGACATTGCTGGTGGAAACCGGAATAATCGGAGGAAATGCCGGACTGCTAACTCCAGCAAGGACTACCACAAGGGCGGAAATGGCTCAGGTTCTGTACAACATGCTTTCAAAGTAATTGTAAAGTATACATAAATTAAATCAAAAAATAGTCAGGTAAAACTAATCCTCCAATTGGAGCTTAAATTCAACTGGAGGATTTTTTTTACCTTGATTTGAATTTGTTCGCATTTTATCATATGAAAATAAACAATTATAAAGGGTGGAATACAATGATTAATCCTGCATATGAGATTGAAAGAATACTTCAATTTGGGATAAAACACGGTATGATAGATAAACTTGATATCATAATTGCACGAAATCAGCTTTTGAATTTGCTTAAAATAGAAGAGCCGTACAGTGGTAATGTAGTTGATGAGGAATTAGAGTATCCGACTGAGATATTGAGTTCACTTGTAGAATATGCAGGGGATAAAGGCTTGTTTAATAAAGATATATATGCTTATTCTGAACTGTTTGATACTAAAATAATGGGACTGATAATGCCAAGACAGTCTGAGATTATTAATAAATTTTATGAATTGGTACAAACACAATCCATAAAGGCTGCAACGGATTACTTCTATGGGCTTTGTTTAGCATCAAATTATATAAGGACTTCTCAAATAGCTCAAAATATAAAATGGATAACCGATACGAAATACGGAAGCATGGAAATAACAATAAATCTAACTAAGCCGGAAAAAGACCCAAAAACAATAGCAATGGAGAAACTACAGCCTCAGAGCAATTACCCTAAATGTATGCTTTGTATTGATAATATAGGATATTCAGGCAGAATTAATTTTCCTGCAAGACAGACACATAGAATAATTCCTGTAACATTATGCGGAGAACAATGGTATTTTCAGTATTCTCCATATGTCTATTATAATGAGCATTGCATTATATTGAGTGAAAATCATGTGCCAATGGTTGTCTCCAAAAAGACATTTAGCTGGCTTCTGGATTTTGTAAGGCAATTCCCTCATTACATATGTGGGTCAAATGCTGATCTGCCAATAGTAGGAGGCTCAATACTCAGCCACAATCACTTTCAGGGTGGAAACTATATATTTCCAATGCAGAAAGCATCTATTATTCATAAATACACATGCAATGAATTCGAAAAAATTAATATAGCTGTAGTCAAGTGGCCTCTGTCAGTTATTCGTGCCACCAGTGAAGATATTTCACAGTTAACCGATTTCTCTGATTATGTTTTAAACAGGTGGAGGGATTA
This region of Clostridium sp. BNL1100 genomic DNA includes:
- the pgmB gene encoding beta-phosphoglucomutase — encoded protein: MEPFKAAIFDLDGVIVDTAKFHFMAWRRLAAELGFKFTEKDNERQKGVSRMESLEVLLEVGGFLDLSLEKKEELATKKNEWYKEYLYEMTPAEILPGAKDFLKYLRLRGIRIALASASKNAPIILEKLNITDLFDAIVDGNSVSKAKPDPEVFLKAAEQLGIDPSECFVFEDAQAGVEGAKRAGMRVVGIGQPELLHQAEIVVKGFPEIDPVILLSHIHPKSSICR
- a CDS encoding DUF4432 family protein, whose translation is MNSKNQKRFVELKVGNRIELPSGGYVEKKVFIDRYGCHINILTISNGLLMFTVILERGMDIGEIFLGEDKITWDRKDEYLIHPDKVDLYEKGGWDRGFYAAVAAIGPEIFGTPDEVRTVHGTGSYSKTDLQSVSILWNNEQICIEGTVPIRGYSTEPVYQKDIKIFTRYNSSLILRKDSTRNLTGEHQPLDDGYHIQLAGNYVSKGGRYVLPVSRDKMLLRDSAPGENNPFEIYEFNSSLDPIRCYQYIPEPVIGLEEAIELSDYLDTVQIKGKITAEMIVNSEKTKGAYVIRSLESFPRSLIAKRAIDEPMYALEPCRTRPNSIRQKAIDGELAYLESHGQADSWIIIGAAFSNSTIQLMEDLIEGAVK
- a CDS encoding glycosyl hydrolase family 65 protein gives rise to the protein MSKQNKTHVADGLWCIEENRFSLDTNKHFEGLFTQGNGYMHVRGSFEEGLRGAAQDEEYMRMPANVTLEQPRHTETKWGTFIPGIVGKHPLLKEEIINLPYFLGMDLVIADEKLDMESSTIKDYRRWLDLRDGCLYRSFIWVTENGLNLKLSYKRFVSIEDKHLCLQQLQIEMLSGEGILDIRCGIDSEVRTNGFNHFKEVLTEDKHSEYICTKTVTDGGNNVLMLSGINASENICWSKLTQSKNIFFSGFKLLKAGDSLEVQKVTSVVTDRDLEDGTLIERGQKYLEYFFNQGWEKIYKRHSMAWNKKWVTSDIEITGDDEAQLAIRTYIYHLIRANSENDSRVAICAKGYAGEAYFGHYFWDTEINMLPFFIHTNPEAARNLLMYRYNTLNGARKNAMEYGYEGAKYAWEASVTGEEQCPCWQYADHEVHVTADIIYAMYHYANATGDTAFVRSFGIDMMVETARYWVQRVDRNNDGYYDLLGVMGPDEYLPVTRNNAFTNRMVKFSLEKTAELLKKIKHEDKDGYLEIENRLGLKAWELDKIKEVGDKLILPYDENSKIVPQSEDFESYADVNFNAIWKDRTKPFGNFISQEKNYRSKALKQADVIELMMLYPDDFTREQLINAYDYYEPITTHDSSLSASVHGIVAAWMGRMTESEKFLKKVMAIDMSQEKKGAAEGIHIANCGGLWQMIVYGFAGLKSAMWCEEIQLAPHLPDKWTNLKFTLAWHGKRYRITVTKDKHEVTELYE
- a CDS encoding carbohydrate ABC transporter permease produces the protein MKLFLSILKYIFVLAIIVLSIGPFLWVFISSFKTNSEILNSTIGWPSSLRFSNYLNAFKIAPLTQFYLNSVIVGIFGTLLNLIIMGMSAYVVARFDFKGKKLLVGLFSLSLLIPGAAMLQPLYLTVNTLGLYDKLIGLIIVYAGFGLPASLYIISSYFQTIPKEMEESASLDGAGFIRTFVSIILPIAKPGFGTAAVLQFLLCWNEFQFAITLTTGNKSRTLPLALYYFKSQFASDYGVMFAATVIVIIPSIIVYVLLQKQVVSGLAAGAVKG
- a CDS encoding CBM35 domain-containing protein, which codes for MRKKSLIMVSLAIVLSILLTSISYADVTPDYQNPLMRGADPTIARAADGFYYSCFAVDNDIYLKKADTILGVGTAKSRLVWDKPADFGYVWGPYIYRLDGKWYIYFTSGPETSFGYGHPSSYVLENTSPDPFEGTWELKGMSSNADEDGQVTSKQGLLNTQGYGLACGVVTMGGKTYFTYTKYFYYPDPNDPTKEKFDECPTIVQMSDPWTLTGTEGTLARPVYAWEKHGDSINEGAAVVERNGKVYFAYSVSSFMNDNYAVGVSTADSSSDLLQERNWTKNPEPAMSKSPENSTFGPGSPLFVKSEDGTEDWLIYHGGPVGGQTGSNRWVRAQRINWNDDGSINLGIPSNPGTVLDRPSGEEKSETYEAEDAAFTGVTRTIMSDSSKASGSGVMKYDNSSNGYVEFTVDANTPGSYSLNFRYNNSTGSNIPMSLDVNQSGSRELSFEPNGTNSTNYDLLRVHNVQLNSGRNKIRLSSSAANGLVLDAMIIKRSVMYEAEDAALSGGATVGTDHTGYSGTGFVGGLYTEGTAAEFTVDAPYNGNYSVNLRYCNGFSNIDKTLSMYVNGVKVKQIDLFSFGDWNKWSERYDNVELKAGSNTITYKYDNGDGGNVNLDYISVTEATTRHYEAENATLTGNAQTGSDHTGYTGTGFVGGLWSDGSVDFAVNAETSATYDVKLKYALGFADGRTISLYLNGSKVKQITLPSTGGWDTWSEHLETLSLNKGNNTISFKRESGDSGDVNIDSIHIDKRTPWKYQAENATMVGGAHSSDDHLWYEGTGFAGGFESAYVSDTQYEGIQFNVSVPNTASYTATLRYSGAQPSNITMSLYVNGSKIKQVSLPPTANWDSWAEATEAVNLKAGKNVIEYRRDADDTGKFNIDSLTIDKYSGGSTDLKSRGIVSGTVYTIKAKHSGKALDVSGYSSDPGALVDQWTYVGGNNQRWEIIDLGNGYYTIKSAHSGLVLDIVPGSPDLDICQATPNATDSQQWSLEKVGGYYKISNKSNGQVLDVSEESTNNGKKVHLYSYVGKDNQLWKIDVASADELFVPVTQITGVPTTATAGTDLMLLGDVLPYNATNPNIEWSIKDAGDTGAVVNGNILTTAAAGTVVVTATVIDGTADRNNFTHDYTITVNPGQLINDAKISPVSVNYDLSAPADVSTSITLNDASTVTGLVYGENPVAPDAYEVNGSTLTVRSSYLASLGLVNGNVAEFGIHFDKGNPATFAVNVIDSSDPTPINRPITVLNDVNGTASANVTSAAAGAEITLTAVANEGYHFKEWQVNYPVDLALTGDTFTMPDEAVSVKAIFEKNAVVNYTLVVNDSYANESGAGSFTEGSTVTINAGSRSNYTFAGWSSSDGVSFANINSPTTTFTMPSKNVTVTAAWKYNDSSAGNGGSSTPSTPATKDYTADIKVSDGSGSSTLPITVNTKTGTAVLDTASKSNLISNGGTSVITVPSIPDVDTYTTGIPVSYLSTKDWQGALKVNTENGSITVPSNMLTGIAEAAGTKAEITIGQGDKTTLTEAAKTAIGDRPLIQLSMSIDGKKLEWNNPSVSVMVTLPYTPTASELVNPESIIVWYIDDNGKVTAVPNGHYNKANGTVTFATNHFSYYAVGYNAVNFNDVAENVWYNKAVDFIAARSIAAGTGNGNFSPNANLIRGQFIVMLMKAYGIAPDADQSDNFTDAGNSYYTGYLAAAKRLGISEGIGKNMFAPEKEITRQEMFTMLYNALKTIDNLPQGNSGKTLSSFADEEEIAPWAKNAMTLLVETGIIGGNAGLLTPARTTTRAEMAQVLYNMLSK